A portion of the Pseudomonas sp. PSE14 genome contains these proteins:
- the ilvC gene encoding ketol-acid reductoisomerase, producing the protein MRVFYDKDCDLSIIQGKKVAIIGYGSQGHAHACNLKDSGVDVTVGLRAGSSSVAKAQNHGLKVAEVAEAVAAADLVMILTPDEFQGRLYKDEIEPNLKKGATLAFAHGFSIHYNQVVPRADLDVIMIAPKAPGHTVRSEFVKGGGIPDLIAIYQDASGNAKNVALSYACGVGGGRTGIIETTFKDETETDLFGEQAVLCGGCVELVKAGFETLVEAGYAPEMAYFECLHELKLIVDLMFEGGIANMNYSISNNAEYGEYVTGPEVINAESRAAMRNALKRIQNGEYAKMFISEGATNYPSMTAYRRNNAAHGIEVVGEKLRAMMPWIAANKIVDKTKN; encoded by the coding sequence ATGCGCGTTTTCTACGATAAAGACTGTGACCTCTCCATCATCCAGGGCAAGAAAGTTGCCATCATCGGTTACGGTTCCCAGGGCCACGCCCACGCCTGCAACCTGAAAGATTCCGGCGTCGACGTTACCGTCGGCCTGCGTGCGGGTTCTTCCTCCGTTGCCAAGGCTCAGAACCACGGCCTGAAAGTCGCTGAAGTGGCCGAAGCCGTTGCCGCTGCTGACCTGGTCATGATCCTGACCCCGGACGAGTTCCAGGGCCGCCTGTACAAGGACGAGATCGAGCCGAACCTGAAGAAGGGCGCTACCCTGGCCTTCGCTCACGGCTTCTCCATTCACTACAACCAGGTCGTTCCGCGCGCTGACCTCGACGTGATCATGATCGCGCCGAAGGCCCCGGGCCACACCGTTCGCTCCGAGTTCGTCAAGGGCGGCGGCATCCCTGACCTGATCGCCATCTACCAGGACGCTTCGGGCAATGCCAAGAACGTCGCCCTGTCCTACGCCTGCGGCGTTGGCGGCGGCCGTACCGGCATCATCGAAACCACCTTCAAGGACGAGACCGAAACCGACCTGTTCGGCGAGCAGGCCGTTCTGTGCGGCGGTTGCGTCGAGCTGGTCAAAGCTGGTTTCGAAACCCTGGTCGAAGCCGGTTACGCTCCGGAAATGGCCTACTTCGAGTGCCTGCACGAACTGAAGCTGATCGTTGACCTCATGTTCGAAGGCGGCATCGCCAACATGAACTACTCGATCTCCAACAACGCCGAATACGGCGAGTACGTGACGGGTCCGGAAGTGATCAACGCCGAATCCCGTGCTGCCATGCGCAATGCCCTGAAGCGCATCCAGAACGGCGAATACGCCAAGATGTTCATCTCCGAAGGCGCCACCAACTACCCGTCGATGACCGCCTACCGTCGCAACAACGCTGCCCACGGCATCGAAGTTGTTGGCGAGAAGCTGCGCGCCATGATGCCGTGGATCGCTGCCAACAAGATCGTCGACAAGACCAAGAACTAA
- a CDS encoding acetolactate synthase 3 large subunit: MELLSGAEMVVRSLRDEGVKYIYGYPGGALLHIYDALFKENEVTHILVRHEQAATHMADGYARATGKPGVVLVTSGPGATNAVTGIATAYMDSIPMVVISGQVSSNMVGTDAFQETDMVGISRPIVKHSFIIKHPSEIPEVIKKAFYIAQSGRPGPVVIDIPKDMGDPTQKFEYNYPKKVKLRSYSPAVRGHSGQIRKAAEMLLAAKRPIIYSGGGVIMGNAAEPLTEVARMLNVPVTNTLMGLGGYPGTDRQFVGMLGMHGSYTANLAMHHADVIFAVGARFDDRVINGETAAKFCPNAKIIHVDIDPASISKTVKADIPIVGPVDSVLTEMVAILKEIGETPNKEAQAAWWKQIEEWRGTRGLFPYNMGDGSIIKPQTVIETLCEVTHGDAYVASDVGQHQMFAAQYYRFNKPNRWINSGGLGTMGFGFPAAMGVKLNFPDADVACVTGEGSIQMNIQELSTCLQYDLPVKIINLNNGALGMVRQWQDMQYNSRYSHSYMESLPDFVKLAEAYGHVGMRITDLKDLKPKMEEAFAMKNRLVFLDIQVDTSEHVYPMQIRGGAMRDMWLSKTERT, from the coding sequence GTGGAACTTTTATCCGGCGCTGAAATGGTCGTCCGCTCGCTGCGTGACGAAGGCGTTAAGTACATCTACGGGTACCCGGGCGGTGCCCTTCTGCATATCTACGACGCTCTCTTCAAAGAGAACGAAGTAACCCACATCCTGGTTCGCCACGAGCAGGCCGCCACTCACATGGCCGACGGCTATGCGCGTGCCACCGGCAAGCCCGGCGTGGTGCTGGTGACCTCCGGTCCCGGCGCGACCAACGCCGTCACCGGCATCGCCACCGCCTACATGGACTCCATCCCGATGGTGGTGATCTCCGGCCAGGTGTCGAGCAACATGGTCGGTACCGACGCGTTCCAGGAAACCGACATGGTCGGTATTTCCCGTCCGATCGTGAAGCACAGCTTCATCATCAAGCACCCGTCGGAAATTCCGGAGGTCATCAAGAAGGCCTTCTACATCGCCCAGTCCGGCCGTCCCGGCCCGGTGGTGATCGATATTCCGAAGGACATGGGCGATCCGACCCAGAAGTTCGAATACAACTACCCGAAGAAGGTCAAGCTGCGCTCCTACAGCCCTGCGGTCCGTGGTCACTCCGGCCAGATCCGCAAGGCCGCCGAGATGCTGCTGGCCGCCAAGCGCCCGATCATCTATTCCGGTGGTGGCGTGATCATGGGTAATGCCGCCGAGCCGCTGACCGAAGTGGCGCGCATGCTCAATGTGCCGGTGACCAACACCCTGATGGGCCTGGGCGGCTATCCGGGTACCGATCGCCAGTTCGTCGGCATGCTCGGCATGCACGGCAGCTACACTGCGAACCTCGCGATGCACCACGCTGACGTGATCTTCGCCGTCGGCGCGCGCTTCGACGACCGCGTGATCAATGGCGAGACCGCTGCCAAGTTCTGCCCGAACGCCAAGATCATCCACGTCGACATCGACCCGGCTTCGATCTCCAAGACCGTCAAGGCCGACATCCCGATTGTCGGCCCGGTGGACAGCGTCCTGACCGAAATGGTCGCGATCCTCAAGGAAATCGGCGAGACCCCGAACAAGGAAGCCCAGGCTGCCTGGTGGAAGCAGATCGAAGAGTGGCGCGGTACCCGCGGCCTGTTCCCGTACAACATGGGCGACGGCAGCATCATCAAGCCGCAGACCGTGATCGAGACCCTCTGCGAAGTCACCCATGGCGATGCCTACGTGGCGTCCGACGTGGGCCAGCACCAGATGTTCGCGGCCCAGTACTACCGCTTCAACAAGCCTAATCGCTGGATCAACTCCGGCGGCCTGGGCACCATGGGCTTCGGCTTCCCGGCCGCCATGGGCGTGAAGCTGAACTTCCCTGACGCCGACGTCGCCTGCGTGACCGGTGAAGGCAGCATCCAGATGAACATCCAGGAGCTGTCCACCTGCCTGCAGTACGACCTGCCGGTGAAGATTATCAACCTGAACAACGGTGCGCTGGGCATGGTCCGCCAATGGCAGGACATGCAGTACAACAGCCGTTACTCGCACTCCTACATGGAATCGCTGCCGGACTTCGTCAAGCTGGCTGAGGCGTATGGCCACGTTGGCATGCGCATCACCGACCTGAAGGACCTGAAGCCGAAGATGGAAGAAGCCTTCGCGATGAAGAATCGCCTGGTCTTCCTCGACATCCAGGTTGATACCAGCGAGCACGTCTACCCGATGCAGATCCGCGGCGGTGCGATGCGCGACATGTGGCTGAGCAAGACGGAGCGTACCTGA
- a CDS encoding DUF4124 domain-containing protein — translation MRRTIFMGSLLLALAPTVMAAQVYKWVDAQGVTHFGAQPPEGTKASAVNTNTAPPKSNFPLPPPKPVATPPVDEKQKAVDDKVKQDVAQQEAARAQNCSQARENVAQLKNNPRVRVKEENGEYRRITEEERQARIVENEKAVQENCN, via the coding sequence ATGCGACGGACGATTTTCATGGGCAGCCTGCTGCTCGCTCTGGCCCCGACCGTGATGGCCGCGCAGGTCTATAAATGGGTCGACGCCCAGGGGGTCACGCACTTCGGTGCGCAGCCGCCGGAAGGCACCAAGGCCTCGGCCGTCAACACCAACACTGCCCCGCCCAAGTCGAACTTCCCGCTGCCCCCACCCAAGCCGGTGGCAACTCCCCCCGTGGATGAAAAGCAGAAAGCCGTGGATGACAAGGTGAAGCAGGACGTCGCCCAGCAGGAAGCCGCGCGCGCGCAGAATTGCAGCCAGGCGCGGGAGAATGTGGCTCAACTGAAGAACAATCCACGCGTCCGCGTGAAGGAAGAGAACGGCGAGTACCGCCGCATCACCGAAGAAGAACGGCAGGCGCGCATCGTAGAGAACGAAAAGGCCGTCCAGGAAAACTGCAATTGA
- the ilvN gene encoding acetolactate synthase small subunit, whose translation MRHIISLLLENEPGALSRVVGLFSQRNYNIESLTVAPTEDPTLSRLTLTTAGQDEVIEQITKNLNKLIEVVKLVNLSESAHIERELMLVKVKATGAQRAEVKRTTDIFRGQIVDVTSSVYTVQLAGTSDKLDSFIQAIGTASILEVVRSGVTGIARGDKTLSI comes from the coding sequence ATGCGACACATCATTTCCCTGCTGCTGGAAAACGAACCCGGCGCGCTCTCCCGCGTCGTCGGCCTGTTCTCCCAGCGCAACTACAACATCGAAAGCCTGACGGTCGCCCCCACCGAGGACCCGACGCTGTCGCGCCTGACCCTGACCACCGCTGGTCAGGATGAGGTCATCGAGCAGATCACCAAGAACCTCAACAAGCTCATCGAGGTGGTAAAACTGGTGAATCTCTCGGAGAGCGCACACATCGAGCGCGAACTGATGCTGGTGAAAGTGAAGGCTACCGGCGCCCAGCGCGCCGAGGTCAAGCGCACCACCGACATCTTCCGCGGGCAGATCGTCGACGTCACCAGCAGCGTGTACACCGTGCAGCTGGCCGGCACCAGCGACAAGCTGGACAGCTTCATCCAGGCCATCGGCACCGCGTCGATCCTCGAAGTCGTCCGCAGTGGCGTCACCGGCATTGCCCGTGGCGACAAGACTCTCAGCATCTGA